From Penaeus vannamei isolate JL-2024 chromosome 40, ASM4276789v1, whole genome shotgun sequence, the proteins below share one genomic window:
- the LOC138860261 gene encoding uncharacterized protein: MASLGFKVDNQDALTPLLKSNVGARLLLGARKCCKVWRGLLSFFPVSSGVRQGCVLGPTLFNACMDWILGRATIQSHCGATLGNIKDFGDILGEPVQSVRACGEGIEVRESFTYLGSVVHNSGLSDHEVSRWIGLAAGVMNSLDKSIWRCRYLCRRTKLRVFKALIVPVLL, from the exons atggcgagcttagggtttaaggtagataACCAAGATGccttgactcctttattgaagAGTAATGTTGGAgcgcggctgctcctcggagcaag aaagtgctgtaaagtgtggaggGGCCTGTTGAgtttctttcctgtcagttcaggagtgaggcaaggctgtgttcttgggCCAACGCTTTTCAacgcttgcatggactggatactgggcagagctactattcaaagtcattgtggagcaactctgggcaatatcaag gactttggggacatattaggagaacctgtacAGTCGGTGCGTGCTTGTGGTGAGGGCATTGAAGTcagagagagctttacataccttggcagtgtagttcataactctgggctgtcagaccatgaagtcagtagatggattggcctggcagcaggggtcatgaactcgcTGGAcaagagtatatggagatgccggtacctgtgcagaaggaccaaacttcgtgtcttcaaggccctgatagtcccagttttgctataa